A single genomic interval of Corylus avellana chromosome ca10, CavTom2PMs-1.0 harbors:
- the LOC132162805 gene encoding cysteine-rich repeat secretory protein 38-like, which yields MSFSKSTTSLSLLTFVLFLQKGLSVPDHDCLNSMNFNSTYDDYGKSLNELMNYLSYETPPTGFCLGSRGHGLDRAYGLAICAGDANPSDCANCLSNDTNEIRTLCPDSKRAVIWHGLCTLKYSDEDFFGQVNSQLRYLLTDSQNASDPVSFGQKTNDLISKLVEIAYVIPRTYVTNTVRLGASETLELTAQCSTDLSGTDCKRCLTNSAVELQNCCAGKKGATVYSASCAVAYSVAIVV from the coding sequence ATGTCTTTCTCAAAATCTACCACTTCTCTCTCTTTGCTAACCTTTGTTCTGTTCCTGCAAAAGGGTCTGTCGGTCCCCGACCATGATTGTTTAAACTCTATGAATTTCAATTCCACTTATGACGATTATGGAAAAAGCCTCAACGAGCTGATGAATTATCTTTCCTATGAAACTCCTCCCACAGGTTTTTGTCTGGGTTCCAGAGGCCATGGCCTCGACAGAGCATACGGGCTAGCCATCTGCGCCGGCGACGCCAATCCCTCAGATTGCGCCAACTGTTTATCCAACGACACCAACGAAATTCGCACGCTTTGCCCAGATAGCAAACGTGCAGTCATATGGCACGGGCTTTGCACGTTGAAATACTCCGACGAGGATTTCTTCGGCCAAGTTAACTCCCAACTCCGTTACCTTCTTACGGACTCCCAAAATGCGAGCGACCCCGTTTCGTTCGGCCAAAAGACGAACGATTTGATCAGTAAACTCGTCGAGATTGCGTATGTGATCCCAAGGACGTATGTGACGAACACGGTGAGGCTTGGAGCGTCGGAGACATTGGAGTTGACGGCTCAGTGTAGTACGGACCTTTCCGGCACCGATTGCAAAAGATGCCTTACCAATTCTGCTGTGGAGCTTCAAAATTGTTGCGCTGGAAAAAAAGGAGCGACAGTTTACAGTGCCAGTTGTGCCGTGGCATATAGCGTTGCTATCGTTGTATAA
- the LOC132164789 gene encoding uncharacterized protein C227.17c isoform X2, whose product MSSETEVPSDPRNRRFSCTTCFDALWFCYFHQMQQYYRVGVLDNCSEKWSSLLDCLSLKTKRSAEVQEILEIREKAKPHIWTLRTPEQASSHWKELFGHLDDEMD is encoded by the exons ATGTCTTCGGAGACCGAAGTCCCATCGGATCCTCGGAACCGGCGCTTTTCCTGCACCACCTGCTTCGATGCCCTCTGGTTTTGCTACT TTCATCAGATGCAGCAGTACTATAGGGTTGGTGTTCTTGATAACTGTTCTGAGAAGTGGAGTTCCCTTTTGGATTGTTTGAGTCTAAAGACAAAACGTTCTGCTGAGGTTCAG GAAATTCTAGAAATTCGTGAGAAAGCCAAGCCTCACATCTGGACTTTACGGACCCCAGAACAAGCATCATCTCACTGGAAAGAATTATTTGGACATTTAGATGATGAAATGGACTGA
- the LOC132164789 gene encoding uncharacterized protein C227.17c isoform X1, whose amino-acid sequence MSSETEVPSDPRNRRFSCTTCFDALWFCYSPVHQMQQYYRVGVLDNCSEKWSSLLDCLSLKTKRSAEVQEILEIREKAKPHIWTLRTPEQASSHWKELFGHLDDEMD is encoded by the exons ATGTCTTCGGAGACCGAAGTCCCATCGGATCCTCGGAACCGGCGCTTTTCCTGCACCACCTGCTTCGATGCCCTCTGGTTTTGCTACT CACCAGTTCATCAGATGCAGCAGTACTATAGGGTTGGTGTTCTTGATAACTGTTCTGAGAAGTGGAGTTCCCTTTTGGATTGTTTGAGTCTAAAGACAAAACGTTCTGCTGAGGTTCAG GAAATTCTAGAAATTCGTGAGAAAGCCAAGCCTCACATCTGGACTTTACGGACCCCAGAACAAGCATCATCTCACTGGAAAGAATTATTTGGACATTTAGATGATGAAATGGACTGA